Proteins from a genomic interval of Halopseudomonas litoralis:
- a CDS encoding type II secretion system minor pseudopilin — protein MKPRQQQQGVALITALLVMALAVVAAVGMAMRGQADIRRTSAVFERDFSRQVALGAENMVLQLLERAEGPEDLLWDTCLSPALPFEVDGVRLEATLNDMRCRYNLNALAGADETEQGYFARLVDQVGQQSGVQMPSGVQLAMAVSDWMNPESDDPVYRLETPARVSGNRPMVAASELNSVSGMTAEAWQTLAPWVTAYPGTASPIDLERSPELMQDVFADRPAGESAPWFMRLQIMAEFANRRFYQCTLLDAPNGKVVLREQTACEP, from the coding sequence GTGAAGCCGCGGCAGCAGCAACAAGGCGTGGCGCTGATCACCGCGCTACTGGTGATGGCACTGGCGGTGGTTGCCGCAGTGGGCATGGCCATGCGCGGACAGGCGGATATTCGCCGTACCAGTGCGGTGTTTGAACGGGATTTTTCACGCCAGGTGGCACTGGGTGCCGAGAATATGGTGTTGCAGTTGCTGGAGCGGGCCGAGGGGCCGGAGGACTTGCTGTGGGATACCTGCCTGTCGCCGGCGTTGCCCTTCGAGGTGGATGGCGTGCGCCTGGAGGCGACGCTGAATGATATGCGCTGTCGTTACAATCTGAATGCACTGGCCGGCGCAGATGAAACCGAGCAGGGCTATTTTGCCCGTCTGGTCGACCAGGTAGGCCAGCAGAGCGGCGTGCAGATGCCCTCCGGTGTGCAACTGGCGATGGCGGTGAGTGACTGGATGAATCCCGAATCGGATGATCCTGTCTATCGGCTGGAAACCCCGGCCAGGGTCTCCGGCAACCGGCCGATGGTGGCGGCATCGGAACTGAACAGCGTCAGTGGCATGACGGCGGAGGCCTGGCAGACACTGGCACCCTGGGTAACCGCTTACCCGGGAACCGCCAGCCCCATTGATCTGGAGCGCAGCCCGGAACTGATGCAGGACGTGTTCGCTGACCGGCCCGCCGGTGAGAGTGCGCCCTGGTTCATGCGTCTGCAGATCATGGCGGAGTTTGCCAATCGACGGTTTTATCAATGCACTTTGCTGGATGCACCCAATGGAAAAGTGGTTCTCAGAGAACAAACGGCCTGCGAGCCTTAG
- the gspH gene encoding type II secretion system minor pseudopilin GspH, with protein sequence MRTQRGFTLMELLVVLVLIGIVAGLATLSIGDGAERKLRSETERLAATLSLARDELLITGQSDRALGLRRDGYSFLELVVLDDNTREWQPLVDRQLGPRQFEPGLIEVELELDGERTPLPQTRGWEPHIRLGNTGEMTPALIILRVPGKDLVRHMRVELEGHVEVLDVIPQN encoded by the coding sequence ATGCGCACGCAGCGCGGCTTCACATTGATGGAATTGCTGGTGGTGCTGGTGTTGATCGGCATCGTCGCGGGACTGGCGACGCTGTCGATCGGTGATGGGGCCGAACGCAAGCTGCGCTCCGAAACGGAACGTCTGGCAGCGACCCTGAGTCTGGCTCGGGATGAACTGTTGATCACCGGTCAGTCGGATCGGGCCCTGGGCTTGCGCCGCGACGGATACAGCTTTCTTGAATTGGTGGTGCTGGATGACAACACCCGGGAGTGGCAGCCACTGGTGGACCGGCAATTGGGACCACGGCAATTCGAGCCGGGATTGATTGAAGTGGAACTTGAGTTGGATGGGGAGCGCACGCCGCTGCCGCAGACGCGGGGCTGGGAGCCGCACATCCGGCTGGGCAATACCGGCGAGATGACGCCCGCACTGATCATCCTGCGGGTGCCCGGCAAAGATCTGGTACGCCATATGCGAGTAGAGCTGGAAGGTCATGTCGAGGTGCTGGATGTCATACCGCAGAACTAG
- the gspG gene encoding type II secretion system major pseudopilin GspG codes for MSHTARKAAIAQRGFTLIEVMVVVVILGILAAVVVPRVMDRPDQARITKVQNDIRAMESALNLYRLDNFNYPTTEQGLRALVERPSGNDTARNWRAGGYIDRLQNDPWGNEYQYLRPGRDDREYDIYSFGADGRAGGTDANADIGNWNVEEPGNRN; via the coding sequence ATGTCCCATACAGCACGAAAAGCAGCCATTGCACAACGCGGTTTCACCCTGATCGAAGTCATGGTGGTGGTAGTCATTCTCGGGATTCTCGCGGCTGTCGTCGTGCCGCGCGTCATGGACCGACCCGATCAGGCCCGGATCACCAAGGTGCAGAACGATATCCGTGCAATGGAAAGCGCGCTGAACCTGTATCGTCTGGACAACTTCAACTACCCGACCACCGAGCAGGGGCTGCGCGCCCTGGTGGAGCGACCCAGCGGTAACGACACCGCCCGTAACTGGCGTGCCGGCGGCTATATCGACCGCCTGCAGAACGACCCCTGGGGCAATGAATACCAATACCTGCGTCCGGGCCGCGATGATCGCGAGTATGACATCTACAGCTTTGGCGCCGATGGCCGCGCCGGCGGTACCGATGCCAATGCCGATATCGGTAACTGGAACGTGGAAGAGCCAGGAAACCGCAACTGA
- the gspJ gene encoding type II secretion system minor pseudopilin GspJ: MRRSNKSRQLGFTLLEMLIAMAVFAVMSVVAYQGLRAVLNADFITREQGQQLADLQVTLSVLERDLAQVVDVTVRDEFGDPLPPLRLRPGAEEHLLELVRAGAGGDQRLRRSAWQITDRGLERRLWPGVDIVDAESMRVRSFAELADEHRLLGANSGFVFIVRTPSGLERVDAWPLADADPEAGGLPVAVEVVLDLPGLGEIRRMMAVGL; the protein is encoded by the coding sequence ATGAGACGCTCGAATAAATCCCGGCAGTTAGGCTTCACGCTGCTTGAGATGCTCATTGCCATGGCGGTTTTTGCGGTGATGAGTGTAGTGGCCTATCAGGGCCTGCGCGCCGTGTTGAATGCGGACTTCATTACCCGCGAGCAGGGCCAGCAATTGGCCGACCTGCAGGTGACTCTGAGTGTGCTGGAGCGGGATCTGGCGCAGGTGGTGGATGTCACTGTACGCGACGAGTTTGGCGACCCTTTGCCGCCACTGCGTTTGCGCCCGGGGGCTGAGGAACATCTGCTGGAACTGGTGCGTGCCGGGGCGGGGGGCGACCAACGTTTGCGCCGTAGCGCCTGGCAGATTACCGACCGAGGTCTGGAAAGGCGTCTATGGCCAGGCGTGGATATAGTGGATGCCGAGAGCATGCGCGTACGGTCCTTTGCCGAGCTGGCCGATGAACACCGGTTGCTCGGGGCCAACAGTGGGTTTGTGTTCATTGTCCGCACGCCCTCGGGGCTGGAGCGGGTCGATGCCTGGCCCCTGGCCGATGCCGATCCGGAAGCGGGTGGTTTACCGGTGGCGGTGGAAGTGGTACTGGACCTGCCGGGGCTGGGTGAGATACGGCGGATGATGGCGGTGGGTTTGTGA
- the gspI gene encoding type II secretion system minor pseudopilin GspI has product MSYRRTRREAGFTLLEVLVALTILSVALAALVKTGADHARNTAYLQERTLAHWAGQNLLTEYQTGMRAVAEGGRTGEVTMGPYRFGFEVEMSDYTAQSPFPLPAVKRVDVRLWLADRGEDAQRATASGFMLP; this is encoded by the coding sequence ATGTCATACCGCAGAACTAGGCGCGAGGCCGGATTCACTCTGCTCGAAGTGCTGGTAGCGCTGACCATTCTGTCGGTGGCGCTCGCCGCGCTGGTCAAGACCGGGGCAGATCACGCGCGTAATACCGCATATCTGCAGGAACGCACCCTGGCGCACTGGGCTGGGCAGAACCTTTTAACCGAATATCAGACCGGTATGCGTGCAGTGGCGGAAGGAGGGCGTACCGGCGAGGTCACCATGGGGCCGTATCGTTTCGGCTTCGAGGTGGAAATGAGTGATTACACCGCGCAGTCGCCGTTCCCCCTCCCGGCGGTGAAGCGGGTGGATGTACGTTTGTGGCTGGCCGATAGGGGTGAAGACGCGCAGCGTGCCACGGCCAGTGGATTCATGCTGCCATGA